Proteins found in one Misgurnus anguillicaudatus chromosome 3, ASM2758022v2, whole genome shotgun sequence genomic segment:
- the LOC129445362 gene encoding uncharacterized protein, protein MDVMCCKSGTDQDLQDEESTDQTSTESLDSVCNAGEQQQILQTKLKMEVKTEPTEDEDHTDDDDDDYFINSDVKSELCLDEEITSLNLFCIPGVETLSSQSHLEREHTDPKLFTCRKCKIYFTTLQEKKLHMKTHNNEKSFYCSECGKYLSTKNALDGHKRVHTGEKPHHCIVCGKRFNSWSNLVSHQRTHTGERPYKCFQCEKTFARSDVLRTHERIHTGEKPYVCSQCGWRFSDSSHLSIHKRIHTGEKPYHCSVCGKSYNCRSTLVKHQRIHTGEKPYKCSQCEKTFTQAGQLKVHERVHTGERPYVCSQCGKSFSDPSRFSVHKRVHTGAKLCHCNVCGKSFNHRSTLVTHMRIHTGEKPYKCFQCEKTFARSDGLRTHEKVHTGEKSYVCS, encoded by the exons atggatgtgatgtgctgtaaatcaggaACTGATCAGGACTTACAGGATGAGGAATCtactgatcaaacctccacagagtctctggattctgtctgtaacgctggagaacagcagcagatcctgcagaccaaactcaaGATGGAGGTGAAAACAGAACCTACAGAAGATGAAGATCacactgatgatgatgatgatgattattttattaattcag atgtgaagagtgaATTATGTTTGGATGAAGAAATAACGTCTTTGAACCTTTTCTGCATCCCCGGTGTAGAGACATTGAGCTCACAGAGCCACTTAGAGAGAGAACACACAGATCCGAAACTATTCACATGCAGAAAATGTAAGATTTACTTTACCACCTTACAAGAGAAAAAGCTTCACATGAAGACACACAATAATGAAAAATCGTTCTACTGCAGTGAGTGTGGCAAATATTTAAGCACCAAAAACGCTCTTGATGGTCAtaagagagttcacactggagaaaaacctcatcactgtattGTTTGTGGGAAGAGGTTTAATTCTTGGAGCAATTTAGTGtcacaccagagaactcatacaggtgaaagaccttacaaatgctTTCAGTGCGAGAAGACGTTTGCTCGATCAGATGTCCTGAGGACCcatgagagaattcacactggagagaaaccttacgtctgctctcaaTGTGGTTGGAGGTTCTCTGATTCATCTCATTTAAGTATTCATAAGAGAATTCATACTGGAGAAAAACCAtatcactgtagtgtttgtgggaagagttatAACTGTCGCAGCACTTTAGTTAAGcaccagagaattcatacaggtgaaaaaccttacaaatgctctcagtgtgagaagacgtttACTCAAGCAGGCCAATTAAAAGTCCacgagagagttcacactggagagagaccttacgtctgctctcaatgtggaaagagcttctctgATCCATCTCGTTTCAGTGTTCAtaagagagttcacactggagcaAAACTTTgtcactgtaatgtttgtgggaagagttttaatcACCGCAGCACTTTAGTGACACAcatgagaattcatacaggtgaaaaaccttacaaatgcttcCAGTGCGAGAAGACGTTTGCTCGATCAGATGGCCTGAGGACCCATGAGaaagttcacactggagagaaatcTTACGTCTGCTCTTAG
- the LOC141348991 gene encoding uncharacterized protein: MDVMCCKSETDQDLKDEESTDQTSTESLDSVCNAGEQQQILQTKLNMSSDKHIDCRNFTMKIKTEPTEIKTEPTAAEYEYNHDGHDFILTDVKSELCLDGEITSSILSCITGGETLSSQRQKLLTGTRSKVSFTTIQKKKRHSEEHRKEKKKKRKFDCEQCGKDFGFLTQLKVHMKTHSEVKSFHCTECGKYLSSKQSLINHQRIHTGEKPYECPQCEKRFRYKPTLKKHLFIHINERLYQCDKCEQTFKDSDLLKSHQKVHSKDTRYKCSHCDKCFSFKYQLTIHQRVHTEEKPHHCDVCKKRFRHHDNLVNHQRIHTDERPYKCSQCEKMFVCAGYLKIHERNHTGKKAHDCNVCGMSFSQIVGLVTHQRTHTGEKPYKCSQCGKRFPRSGHLKSHERVHKKEKPYVCSICGERFPYSGSLQHHQMKKHPATNYIEREIIVVS; encoded by the exons atggatgtgatgtgctgtaaatcagaaACTGATCAGGACTTAAAGGATGAGGAATCtactgatcaaacctccacagagtctctggattctgtctgtaacgctggagaacagcagcagatcctgcagaccaaactcaacatgtcttcagacaaacacatcGACTGCAGGAATTTCACGATGAAGATCAAAACTGAACCTACAGAAATTAAAACCGAACCCACAGCTGCTGAATATGAATACAATCATGATGGTCATGATTTTATTCTGACAG ATGTGAAGAGTGAATTATGTTTGGATGGAGAAATAACGTCCTCGATTCTTTCCTGCATCACCGGTGGAGAGACATTGAGCTCACAAAGACAGAAACTCTTAACCGGCACCAGATCTAAGGTCAGCTTTACTACCATACAGAAGAAGAAACGTCATTCAGAAGAGCACAGaaaggagaagaagaagaagaggaaatTTGATTGTGAGCAATGTGGGAAGGATTTTGGCTTCTTAACTCAGCTAAAAGTTCACATGAAGACACACAGTGAAGTAAAGTCTTTccactgcactgaatgtggcaAATATCTCAGCAGCAAACAAAGTCTTATTAAtcatcagagaattcacacaggagaaaaaccatACGAGTGTCCTCAGTGTGAGAAGAGATTCAGATATAAACCCACTctgaaaaaacatttgtttatacaCATCAATGAGAGACTGTATCAGTGCGACAAATGTGAACAAACCTTTAAGGATTCagatttattaaaatcacaccaGAAAGTTCACTCTAAAGATACCCGCTATAAATGTTCACACTGCGATAAATGTTTCAGTTTTAAATATCAGCTTACaatccatcagagagttcatactgaagagaaacctcatcactgtgaTGTTTGTAAGAAGAGGTTTAGGCATCATGACAATTTAGTGAATCACCAGAGAATTCATACTGATGaaagaccttacaaatgctctcagtgtgaaaaGATGTTTGTATGTGCGGGTTACTTAAAAATCCATGAAAGAAATCACACTGGAAAGAAAGCTCATGACTGCAATGTTTGTGGGATGAGTTTCAGTCAAATTGTCGGTTTAGTGACgcaccagagaactcatacaggtgaaaaaccttacaaatgctctcagtgtgggAAGAGGTTTCCAAGATCAGGTCACTTAAAATCCCATGAGAGAGTTCATAAAaaagagaaaccttacgtctgctcgatctgtggagagagatttCCTTATTCTGGAAGTCTTCAGCATCATCAGATGAAGAAACATCCTGCCACAAACTACATCGAAAGAGAAATCATTGTAGTGTCTTAA
- the LOC129445306 gene encoding uncharacterized protein isoform X1: MMDVMCCKSVGTDLSMLDIDDFITEISQLKKEVALLETKLRLRGDEGLKREDSELSLTLLCYTESKHTDAQDTTVCDSNQDLQDDESTDQTSTESLDSVCNAGEQQQILQTKLKMCSVKLTDCRNLMMKIKTKPKTNEHEGDHHGHDFISSDVRSELCLDGEITSSTLSCITGEETLSSRRHLDRHERKRTKQKLFTCTKCKMSFTTLQEKRRHYSKVHKEKKKQFHCQQCRKVFVFLSQLKRHMRTHNGEKPFHCTECGNYFTTKRGLDGHKRIHTGEKPHKCPHCEMRFSQNACLKKHVFIHTNERPYQCSKCDKAFRDSGCLKSHQKTHTEEKRFRCSHCDKRFSLKCNLRVHERIHTGEKPYFCSICDKSFTTLSAIIVHQRIHTGEKPHYCNLCGKSFTRHDNFVKHTRIHTGENPYKCSQCEMTFTELGHLITHERHHTGEKPYYCSICRKSFPDPSHVKVHQKVPTGEKLHHCNVCRKSFNRHDSLVNHQRTHTGEKPYKCSHCEKTFALLKSLKVHERIHTGEKPYVCSICGKSFSSPSNFRLHKRVHTGEKPHQCSVCGKSFSQPQHLVSHQRIHTGEKPYKCSQCEKTFVRSNDLRTHLRVHTGEKPYKCSQCNKTFAYSSSLKSHEILHTGEKPHQCSVCRKSFSQPQSLASHQRIHTGKKPYKCSQCEKRFARSNDLRIHLRVHTGEKPYQCSICGQKFTYSGSFRAHQKKHTEEQTTLKT, from the exons atgatggatgtgatgtgctgtaaatcagtaggaactgatctgtccatgttggatattgatgattttatcacagaaatctctcagctgaagaaagaggtggcgttactggagacaaagctgaggttaagaggagatgaaggactgaagagagag GACTCCGAGCTCAGTCTGactttactctgttatactgagtcaaagcacacagacgctcaggacactacagtgtgtgacagtaatcaGGACTTACAGGATGATGAATCtactgatcaaacctccacagagtctctggattctgtctgtaacgctggagaacagcagcagatcctgcagaccaaactcaagatgtgttcagtcaaactcACCGACTGCAggaacctcatgatgaagatcAAAACAAAACCTAAAACAAATGAACATGAAGGCGATCATCATGGTCATGATTTTATTTCGTCAG atgtgaggAGTGAATTATGTTTGGATGGAGAAATAACATCTTcgactctttcctgcatcaccgGTGAAGAGACATTGAGCTCACGGAGACATTTAGACAGACATGAGAGAAAACGCacaaaacagaaactcttcacctGCACCAAATGTAAGATgagctttactaccttacaagaaAAGAGACGTCATTATTCAAAAGTGCACaaagagaagaagaagcagtttcACTGTCAGCAGTGTAGGAAGGTTTTTGTCTTCTTATCTCAGCTAAAACGTCACATGAGGACCCACAATGGTGAAAAGCCTTTccactgcactgaatgtggcaATTACTTCACCACCAAACGAGGTCTTGATGGTCATAagagaattcacacaggagaaaaaccacacaagtgtcctcactgtgagatGAGATTCTCACAAAATGCCTGTTTGAAGAAACATGTGTTTATACACACAAATGAGAGACCATATCAGTGCAGCAAATGTGACAAAGCCTTTAGGGATTCAGGTTGTCTAAAGTCACACCAAAAAACACACACTGAAGAGAAACGCTTTCGctgttcacactgtgataaacGTTTCAGTCTAAAATGTAATCTGAGAGTCCATGAAAgaattcacaccggagagaaaccttacttCTGCTCGATCTGTGACAAGAGCTTCACTACTCTAAGTGCTATTATTgttcatcagagaattcacactggagagaaacctcattaCTGTAAtctttgtgggaagagtttcacACGACATGACAATTTTGTGAAACAcacgagaattcatacaggagaAAACCCTTACAAATGTTCTCAGTGTGAGATGACGTTTACTGAGTTAGGTCACTTAATAACCCATGAGAGAcatcacactggagaaaaaccttactaTTGCTCAATCTGTAGAAAGAGCTTCCCTGATCCATCTCATGTGAAAGTTCATCAGAAAGTTCCTACTGGAGAAAAACTTcatcactgtaatgtttgtagAAAGAGTTTCAATCGACATGACAGTTTGGTGAAtcaccagagaactcatacaggtgaaaaaccttacaaatgctctcattgTGAGAAGACGTTTGCTCTTTTAAAGTCCTTAAAAGTTCATGAGAgaattcacaccggagagaaaccttacgtctgctcgatctgtggaaagagcttctcaAGTCCATCTAATTTCAGACTTCAtaagagagttcacactggagagaaacctcatcagtgtagtgtttgtgggaagagttttagtcaaccTCAACATTTAGTGTCAcatcagagaattcatacaggtgaaaaaccttacaaatgctctcagtgtgagaagacgtttGTGCGATCAAATGACCTGAGAACCCATCTAAGAGTTcacacaggtgaaaaaccttacaaatgctctcagtgtaaTAAGACATTTGCTTATTCATCATCCTTAAAATCCCATGAAATACTCCAcacaggagagaaacctcatcagtGTAGTGTTTGtaggaagagttttagtcaaccTCAAAGTTTAGCGTCacaccagagaattcatacaggtaaaaaaccttacaaatgctctcagtgtgagaagagGTTTGCGCGATCAAATGATCTGAGAATCCATCTAAGAGTTCAcacaggagagaaaccttaccaGTGCTCGATCTGTGGACAGAAATTCACTTATTCTGGAAGTTTTCGTGCCCATCAGAAGAAACATACCGAAGAACAAACTACACTGAAAACATAG
- the LOC129445306 gene encoding uncharacterized protein isoform X3 produces MMDVMCCKSVGTDLSMLDIDDFITEISQLKKEVALLETKLRLRGDEGLKREDSELSLTLLCYTESKHTDAQDTTVCDSNQDLQDDESTDQTSTESLDSVCNAGEQQQILQTKLKMCSVKLTDCRNLMMKIKTKPKTNEHEGDHHGHDFISSDVRSELCLDGEITSSTLSCITGEETLSSRRHLDRHERKRTKQKLFTCTKCKMSFTTLQEKRRHYSKVHKEKKKQFHCQQCRKVFVFLSQLKRHMRTHNGEKPFHCTECGNYFTTKRGLDGHKRIHTGEKPHKCPHCEMRFSQNACLKKHVFIHTNERPYQCSKCDKAFRDSGCLKSHQKTHTEEKRFRCSHCDKRFSLKCNLRVHERIHTGEKPYFCSICDKSFTTLSAIIVHQRIHTGEKPHYCNLCGKSFTRHDNFVKHTRIHTGENPYKCSQCEMTFTELGHLITHERHHTGEKPYYCSICRKSFPDPSHVKVHQKVPTGEKLHHCNVCRKSFNRHDSLVNHQRTHTGEKPYKCSHCEKTFALLKSLKVHERIHTGEKPYVCSICGKSFSSPSNFRLHKRVHTGEKPHQCSVCGKSFSQPQHLVSHQRIHTGEKPYKCSQCEKTFVRSNDLRTHLRVHTGEKPYQCSICGQKFTYSGSFRAHQKKHTEEQTTLKT; encoded by the exons atgatggatgtgatgtgctgtaaatcagtaggaactgatctgtccatgttggatattgatgattttatcacagaaatctctcagctgaagaaagaggtggcgttactggagacaaagctgaggttaagaggagatgaaggactgaagagagag GACTCCGAGCTCAGTCTGactttactctgttatactgagtcaaagcacacagacgctcaggacactacagtgtgtgacagtaatcaGGACTTACAGGATGATGAATCtactgatcaaacctccacagagtctctggattctgtctgtaacgctggagaacagcagcagatcctgcagaccaaactcaagatgtgttcagtcaaactcACCGACTGCAggaacctcatgatgaagatcAAAACAAAACCTAAAACAAATGAACATGAAGGCGATCATCATGGTCATGATTTTATTTCGTCAG atgtgaggAGTGAATTATGTTTGGATGGAGAAATAACATCTTcgactctttcctgcatcaccgGTGAAGAGACATTGAGCTCACGGAGACATTTAGACAGACATGAGAGAAAACGCacaaaacagaaactcttcacctGCACCAAATGTAAGATgagctttactaccttacaagaaAAGAGACGTCATTATTCAAAAGTGCACaaagagaagaagaagcagtttcACTGTCAGCAGTGTAGGAAGGTTTTTGTCTTCTTATCTCAGCTAAAACGTCACATGAGGACCCACAATGGTGAAAAGCCTTTccactgcactgaatgtggcaATTACTTCACCACCAAACGAGGTCTTGATGGTCATAagagaattcacacaggagaaaaaccacacaagtgtcctcactgtgagatGAGATTCTCACAAAATGCCTGTTTGAAGAAACATGTGTTTATACACACAAATGAGAGACCATATCAGTGCAGCAAATGTGACAAAGCCTTTAGGGATTCAGGTTGTCTAAAGTCACACCAAAAAACACACACTGAAGAGAAACGCTTTCGctgttcacactgtgataaacGTTTCAGTCTAAAATGTAATCTGAGAGTCCATGAAAgaattcacaccggagagaaaccttacttCTGCTCGATCTGTGACAAGAGCTTCACTACTCTAAGTGCTATTATTgttcatcagagaattcacactggagagaaacctcattaCTGTAAtctttgtgggaagagtttcacACGACATGACAATTTTGTGAAACAcacgagaattcatacaggagaAAACCCTTACAAATGTTCTCAGTGTGAGATGACGTTTACTGAGTTAGGTCACTTAATAACCCATGAGAGAcatcacactggagaaaaaccttactaTTGCTCAATCTGTAGAAAGAGCTTCCCTGATCCATCTCATGTGAAAGTTCATCAGAAAGTTCCTACTGGAGAAAAACTTcatcactgtaatgtttgtagAAAGAGTTTCAATCGACATGACAGTTTGGTGAAtcaccagagaactcatacaggtgaaaaaccttacaaatgctctcattgTGAGAAGACGTTTGCTCTTTTAAAGTCCTTAAAAGTTCATGAGAgaattcacaccggagagaaaccttacgtctgctcgatctgtggaaagagcttctcaAGTCCATCTAATTTCAGACTTCAtaagagagttcacactggagagaaacctcatcagtgtagtgtttgtgggaagagttttagtcaaccTCAACATTTAGTGTCAcatcagagaattcatacaggtgaaaaaccttacaaatgctctcagtgtgagaagacgtttGTGCGATCAAATGACCTGAGAACCCATCTAAGAGTTcacacag gagagaaaccttaccaGTGCTCGATCTGTGGACAGAAATTCACTTATTCTGGAAGTTTTCGTGCCCATCAGAAGAAACATACCGAAGAACAAACTACACTGAAAACATAG
- the LOC129445306 gene encoding uncharacterized protein isoform X2: protein MMDVMCCKSVGTDLSMLDIDDFITEISQLKKEVALLETKLRLRGDEGLKREDSELSLTLLCYTESKHTDAQDTTVCDSNQDLQDDESTDQTSTESLDSVCNAGEQQQILQTKLKMCSVKLTDCRNLMMKIKTKPKTNEHEGDHHGHDFISSDVRSELCLDGEITSSTLSCITGEETLSSRRHLDRHERKRTKQKLFTCTKCKMSFTTLQEKRRHYSKVHKEKKKQFHCQQCRKVFVFLSQLKRHMRTHNGEKPFHCTECGNYFTTKRGLDGHKRIHTGEKPHKCPHCEMRFSQNACLKKHVFIHTNERPYQCSKCDKAFRDSGCLKSHQKTHTEEKRFRCSHCDKRFSLKCNLRVHERIHTGEKPYFCSICDKSFTTLSAIIVHQRIHTGEKPHYCNLCGKSFTRHDNFVKHTRIHTGENPYKCSQCEMTFTELGHLITHERHHTGEKPYYCSICRKSFPDPSHVKVHQKVPTGEKLHHCNVCRKSFNRHDSLVNHQRTHTGEKPYKCSHCEKTFALLKSLKVHERIHTGEKPYVCSICGKSFSSPSNFRLHKRVHTGEKPHQCSVCGKSFSQPQHLVSHQRIHTGEKPYKCSQCNKTFAYSSSLKSHEILHTGEKPHQCSVCRKSFSQPQSLASHQRIHTGKKPYKCSQCEKRFARSNDLRIHLRVHTGEKPYQCSICGQKFTYSGSFRAHQKKHTEEQTTLKT, encoded by the exons atgatggatgtgatgtgctgtaaatcagtaggaactgatctgtccatgttggatattgatgattttatcacagaaatctctcagctgaagaaagaggtggcgttactggagacaaagctgaggttaagaggagatgaaggactgaagagagag GACTCCGAGCTCAGTCTGactttactctgttatactgagtcaaagcacacagacgctcaggacactacagtgtgtgacagtaatcaGGACTTACAGGATGATGAATCtactgatcaaacctccacagagtctctggattctgtctgtaacgctggagaacagcagcagatcctgcagaccaaactcaagatgtgttcagtcaaactcACCGACTGCAggaacctcatgatgaagatcAAAACAAAACCTAAAACAAATGAACATGAAGGCGATCATCATGGTCATGATTTTATTTCGTCAG atgtgaggAGTGAATTATGTTTGGATGGAGAAATAACATCTTcgactctttcctgcatcaccgGTGAAGAGACATTGAGCTCACGGAGACATTTAGACAGACATGAGAGAAAACGCacaaaacagaaactcttcacctGCACCAAATGTAAGATgagctttactaccttacaagaaAAGAGACGTCATTATTCAAAAGTGCACaaagagaagaagaagcagtttcACTGTCAGCAGTGTAGGAAGGTTTTTGTCTTCTTATCTCAGCTAAAACGTCACATGAGGACCCACAATGGTGAAAAGCCTTTccactgcactgaatgtggcaATTACTTCACCACCAAACGAGGTCTTGATGGTCATAagagaattcacacaggagaaaaaccacacaagtgtcctcactgtgagatGAGATTCTCACAAAATGCCTGTTTGAAGAAACATGTGTTTATACACACAAATGAGAGACCATATCAGTGCAGCAAATGTGACAAAGCCTTTAGGGATTCAGGTTGTCTAAAGTCACACCAAAAAACACACACTGAAGAGAAACGCTTTCGctgttcacactgtgataaacGTTTCAGTCTAAAATGTAATCTGAGAGTCCATGAAAgaattcacaccggagagaaaccttacttCTGCTCGATCTGTGACAAGAGCTTCACTACTCTAAGTGCTATTATTgttcatcagagaattcacactggagagaaacctcattaCTGTAAtctttgtgggaagagtttcacACGACATGACAATTTTGTGAAACAcacgagaattcatacaggagaAAACCCTTACAAATGTTCTCAGTGTGAGATGACGTTTACTGAGTTAGGTCACTTAATAACCCATGAGAGAcatcacactggagaaaaaccttactaTTGCTCAATCTGTAGAAAGAGCTTCCCTGATCCATCTCATGTGAAAGTTCATCAGAAAGTTCCTACTGGAGAAAAACTTcatcactgtaatgtttgtagAAAGAGTTTCAATCGACATGACAGTTTGGTGAAtcaccagagaactcatacaggtgaaaaaccttacaaatgctctcattgTGAGAAGACGTTTGCTCTTTTAAAGTCCTTAAAAGTTCATGAGAgaattcacaccggagagaaaccttacgtctgctcgatctgtggaaagagcttctcaAGTCCATCTAATTTCAGACTTCAtaagagagttcacactggagagaaacctcatcagtgtagtgtttgtgggaagagttttagtcaaccTCAACATTTAGTGTCAcatcagagaattcatacag gtgaaaaaccttacaaatgctctcagtgtaaTAAGACATTTGCTTATTCATCATCCTTAAAATCCCATGAAATACTCCAcacaggagagaaacctcatcagtGTAGTGTTTGtaggaagagttttagtcaaccTCAAAGTTTAGCGTCacaccagagaattcatacaggtaaaaaaccttacaaatgctctcagtgtgagaagagGTTTGCGCGATCAAATGATCTGAGAATCCATCTAAGAGTTCAcacaggagagaaaccttaccaGTGCTCGATCTGTGGACAGAAATTCACTTATTCTGGAAGTTTTCGTGCCCATCAGAAGAAACATACCGAAGAACAAACTACACTGAAAACATAG
- the LOC141349198 gene encoding uncharacterized protein isoform X2 — protein MDMMCCKSVGTDQGIKDEESTDQTSTESLDSVCNAGEQQQIMQTKLKMCSVKLIDCTNLMMEIKTEPTEIKTEPPEIKTEPTEIKIETALDAHDFILSDVKSELCLDGEITSSTLSCITGGETLSSQRHLERQHTEQKLFTCTRSEISFTTLQEKKLHSEEHTEKKKKFHCQHCGVVCVSLSSLIIHMRTHSGEKPFHCTECGKHFSRKQTLRVHKRIHTGVKPYKCPQCEKRFNQRSHLNKHVLLHTNERPYQCVQCDKTFRDSWSLKSHQNIHSKEKPFQCSDCNKRFSHKANLVVHERLHTGEKPYHCSVCGKSFNESESLVKHLRTHTGERPYKCSHCEKTFTQSSSLNAHQRRLHTREKSHQ, from the exons ATGGAtatgatgtgctgtaaatcagtaggaactgatcAGGGCATAAAGGATGAGGAATCtactgatcaaacctccacagagtctctggattctgtctgtaacgctggagaacagcagcagatcatgcagaccaaactcaagatgtgttcagtcaaactcATCGACTGCACGAACCTCATGATGGAGATCAAAACGGAACCCACggaaataaaaactgaacctCCAGAAATAAAAACGGAACCTACGGAAATAAAAATAGAAACTGCACTAGATGCTCATGATTTTATTCTGTCAG atgtgaagagtgaATTATGTTTGGATGGAGAAATAACGTCCTcgactctttcctgcatcaccgGTGGAGAGACATTgagctcacagagacatttagagagacaacacacagaacagaaactcttcacatgcaccagatctgagatcagctttactaccttacaagagaagaaacttcattcagaagagcacacagagaagaagaagaagtttCACTGTCAGCACTGTGGGgttgtttgtgtttctttaTCTAGTCTGATCATTCATATGAGGACACACAGTGGTGAAAAGCCTTTccactgcactgaatgtggcaAACATTTCAGCAGAAAACAAACTCTTCGTGTTCATAagagaattcacacaggagTAAAACCATACAAGTGTCCTCAATGTGAGAAGAGATTTAACCAAAGATCCCATCTGAACAAACATGTGCTTTtacacaccaatgagagaccgtatcagtgcGTTCAATGTGACAAAACCTTTAGGGATTCATGGTCATTAAAATCACACCAGAATATTCACTCTAAAGAGAAACCTTTTCAATGTTCAGACTGTAATAAACGTTTTAGTCATAAAGCTAATCTGGTAGTCCATGAGagacttcacactggagagaaaccttaccactgcagtgtttgtgggaagagttttaatgAAAGTGAAAGTTTAGTGAAACACctgagaactcatacaggtgaaagaccttacaaatgctctcattgTGAGAAGACGTTTACTCAGTCATCTTCCTTAAATGCCCATCAGAGGAGGCTTCATACAAGAGAAAAATCTCATCAGTGA